A region from the Pseudomonas sp. P8_229 genome encodes:
- a CDS encoding PIG-L deacetylase family protein yields the protein MNAASKPNPIIGQGTSLYQWQHSRQLAALDSIDVQSLVPPGARAVIVAPHPDDEVLGCGGLLQLLAAAGRPLELISVTDGSASHPGSERWPVERLSVVRPQESAEALRRLGVPLHRMKWLRAGFTDTQVAAQEQTLVEFIERHLQPGDVVFSTWCEDGHCDHEAVGRASIEAARRVGASCHELPVWTWHWADPEDATVPWYRARKILLSAEQVARKRHAVHAFASQLEGDPDAGLPPVLAPYVLDRLLQPFEVVFL from the coding sequence ATGAACGCCGCCAGCAAACCCAACCCGATCATCGGCCAGGGCACCTCCCTGTACCAATGGCAACATTCCCGGCAACTGGCTGCGCTGGACAGCATCGATGTCCAAAGCCTGGTGCCGCCCGGTGCCCGCGCCGTGATCGTCGCCCCGCACCCGGACGATGAAGTACTCGGTTGTGGCGGCCTGCTGCAGTTGCTCGCGGCAGCCGGTCGCCCTCTGGAATTGATCTCGGTCACCGATGGCAGCGCCAGTCACCCCGGCTCCGAGCGCTGGCCAGTGGAGCGTCTGAGCGTGGTTCGCCCACAGGAGTCAGCCGAAGCCCTGCGCCGTCTCGGCGTGCCGCTGCACCGGATGAAATGGTTGCGCGCAGGCTTCACCGACACCCAGGTCGCCGCTCAGGAACAAACCCTCGTCGAGTTCATCGAACGCCATTTACAGCCCGGTGACGTGGTGTTCAGCACCTGGTGCGAAGACGGCCATTGCGATCACGAGGCCGTCGGCCGCGCCAGCATCGAAGCCGCACGGCGGGTCGGTGCCAGCTGTCACGAATTGCCGGTGTGGACCTGGCACTGGGCCGATCCCGAAGACGCCACGGTGCCGTGGTATCGGGCGCGCAAGATCCTGTTGTCCGCCGAGCAGGTCGCGCGCAAACGCCACGCAGTGCACGCGTTCGCCAGTCAACTGGAAGGCGACCCAGATGCCGGACTGCCACCGGTGCTCGCGCCCTACGTGCTGGATCGTCTGCTGCAACCTTTTGAAGTGGTGTTTCTATGA
- a CDS encoding PIG-L deacetylase family protein: MKPLSLSDNPLPAQIWNGAPQLDNIPVINTHSLVPPGARAVVVAPHPGDEVVTCGGLLQLLSSLGHPLQLLSITDGSASHPGSRQWSEKRLSVFRPQESVEALRRLGLPMHSLKWVRGGFTDNALLEREADLTHFIARYLRPGDVVFSTWNNDGSDDHEAVGNASAKAAAQVGATFHDVPVWAWHWPERDQHLIPWERARKLRLDTWTVARKSHATHAYASQLKGEPAIGIAPLLPRVILERMRLPYEIVFI; encoded by the coding sequence ATGAAACCGTTATCCCTCAGCGACAATCCGCTGCCGGCGCAGATATGGAACGGCGCCCCGCAACTGGACAACATTCCCGTCATCAATACCCACAGTCTGGTACCCCCCGGTGCCCGAGCGGTGGTGGTCGCCCCGCACCCAGGCGATGAAGTGGTGACCTGCGGCGGCCTCCTGCAACTGCTTTCCAGCCTCGGCCACCCCCTGCAATTACTCTCGATCACCGATGGCAGCGCCAGCCACCCCGGCTCGCGGCAATGGTCGGAAAAACGCCTGAGCGTATTTCGCCCGCAGGAAAGCGTCGAGGCCCTGCGCCGCCTCGGACTGCCGATGCACAGCCTGAAATGGGTACGCGGCGGGTTCACCGACAACGCGCTGCTTGAGCGCGAGGCAGACCTCACCCACTTCATTGCCCGCTACCTGCGCCCTGGTGACGTGGTCTTCAGCACCTGGAACAACGATGGCAGTGACGACCACGAAGCGGTGGGAAATGCCAGTGCCAAAGCAGCGGCACAAGTCGGGGCAACCTTCCATGACGTGCCGGTCTGGGCCTGGCACTGGCCGGAACGCGATCAGCACCTGATCCCTTGGGAACGTGCGCGTAAATTGAGGCTCGATACCTGGACCGTGGCGCGCAAAAGCCACGCCACCCATGCCTACGCCAGCCAGCTCAAGGGCGAACCGGCCATCGGCATTGCGCCCCTGCTGCCGCGGGTGATCCTGGAGCGGATGCGCTTGCCCTACGAAATCGTCTTCATCTGA
- a CDS encoding glycosyltransferase — translation MIGIVIPAHNEEDLLGQCLTAALRASKHGLLAGEPVEVLVVLDSCTDRSAQIVSNYPVQSLHIDARNVGQARAAGAQVLLERGARWISCSDADSRVADDWLVAQLGLGADAVCGTVTVEHWDQTFDAAAQIRYHRHYQARDGHRHIHGANLGVSADAYRWAGGFPPLACDEDVHLVRQLELSGADIAWSHRPQVHTSARLNSRARGGFGDYLRHLAQLEQKKADQIDL, via the coding sequence ATGATCGGTATTGTGATTCCTGCGCACAACGAGGAAGACCTGCTTGGGCAATGCCTCACCGCTGCGCTGCGCGCCAGCAAACACGGGCTATTGGCCGGCGAACCAGTGGAAGTGCTGGTGGTGCTCGACAGCTGCACCGATCGCTCGGCGCAGATCGTCAGCAACTATCCGGTGCAGAGCCTGCACATCGACGCACGCAACGTCGGGCAGGCCCGGGCCGCCGGCGCGCAAGTCCTGCTGGAGCGCGGTGCGCGCTGGATATCCTGCTCCGACGCCGACAGCCGGGTGGCCGATGACTGGCTGGTGGCGCAGCTTGGGCTTGGCGCCGACGCGGTATGCGGCACCGTGACTGTCGAGCATTGGGATCAGACCTTCGATGCAGCCGCACAGATCCGCTATCACCGCCACTATCAGGCTCGCGACGGGCATCGGCACATCCACGGCGCCAACCTCGGGGTCAGTGCCGACGCCTATCGCTGGGCCGGCGGCTTCCCGCCGCTGGCCTGCGACGAGGATGTGCACCTGGTACGACAACTGGAACTGTCCGGCGCCGACATCGCCTGGAGCCATCGCCCACAAGTGCACACCAGCGCCCGCCTGAACAGCCGCGCACGGGGTGGATTCGGTGATTATCTTCGACATCTGGCACAGTTGGAGCAAAAAAAAGCGGATCAGATTGATCTGTGA
- the glgX gene encoding glycogen debranching protein GlgX — protein sequence MTRPKQAEPAAHAEPSRIREGLPFPLGATWDGLGVNFALFSANATKVELCIFDDAGEVELERIELPEYTDEIFHGYLPDAHPGLIYGYRVYGPYDPANGHRFNHNKLLIDPYAKQLVGQLKWSEALFGYTIGHPDADLSFDERDSAPFVPKCKVIDPAHTWGNDHRVSVPWDKTIIYETHVRGISMRHPAVPENVRGTFAGLMVDDVLEHIRKLGVSSVELLPIHAFVNDQHLLHKGMTNYWGYNSIAFFAPDPRYLASGKIAEFKEMVAHLHEANLEVILDVVYNHTAEGNEQGPTLSMRGIDNASYYRLMPDDKRFYINDSGTGNTLDLSHPCVLQMVTDSLRYWASEMHVDGFRFDLATILGRYHDGFDERHSFLVACRQDPVLRQVKMIAEPWDCGPGGYQVGNFPPGWVEWNDKFRDTVRAFWKGDDGQVADFASRMTASGEMFNQRGRRPYSSVNFITAHDGFTLNDLVSYNDKHNEANDENNQDGSNNNLSWNHGVEGPTDDPEINALRHRQMRNFFATLLLAQGTPMIVAGDEFARTQDGNNNAYCQDSEIGWVNWDLSEDGKALLKFVKRLIKLRLAYPILRRGRFLVGEYNEDIGVKDVTWLAPDGTEMTTEHWHDAHNRCLGMLLDGRAQETGIRRKGGDATLLLVVNAHHDIVNFKLPEVPEGSFWTCMVDTNQPAVRGQERFEFGHEYSVTGRSLLLFELQREEED from the coding sequence TGGGATGGTCTGGGGGTGAACTTTGCGCTGTTTTCGGCCAACGCCACCAAGGTTGAACTGTGCATTTTCGACGATGCCGGCGAAGTCGAACTCGAACGCATCGAACTGCCGGAATACACCGACGAGATTTTTCACGGCTATCTGCCCGACGCCCACCCGGGGCTGATCTACGGCTATCGCGTGTATGGCCCTTACGACCCGGCCAATGGTCATCGTTTCAACCACAACAAATTGCTCATCGACCCCTACGCCAAGCAACTGGTCGGGCAGTTGAAATGGTCCGAGGCACTGTTCGGCTACACCATCGGCCACCCGGATGCCGACCTCAGTTTCGACGAACGCGACAGCGCGCCGTTCGTGCCCAAATGCAAAGTCATCGACCCGGCCCACACCTGGGGCAACGACCACCGTGTCAGCGTGCCGTGGGACAAGACGATCATTTATGAAACCCACGTGCGCGGCATCAGCATGCGTCATCCAGCGGTGCCGGAAAACGTGCGTGGCACATTTGCCGGGTTGATGGTCGACGACGTGCTCGAGCACATTCGCAAACTCGGCGTGTCGTCGGTGGAATTGCTGCCGATCCACGCCTTCGTCAACGACCAACACCTGCTGCACAAGGGCATGACCAATTACTGGGGCTACAACAGCATCGCGTTCTTCGCCCCGGACCCGCGTTACCTGGCCAGCGGCAAGATCGCCGAGTTCAAGGAAATGGTCGCGCACCTGCACGAGGCCAATCTGGAAGTGATCCTCGACGTGGTCTACAACCACACCGCCGAGGGCAACGAGCAAGGTCCGACCCTGTCGATGCGCGGTATCGACAATGCCTCGTACTACCGGTTGATGCCCGACGACAAGCGCTTCTACATCAACGATTCCGGCACCGGCAACACGCTGGACCTGAGTCACCCGTGCGTGCTGCAAATGGTCACAGACTCGCTGCGCTACTGGGCCAGCGAGATGCATGTCGACGGTTTCCGTTTCGACCTGGCAACCATTCTCGGGCGTTATCACGACGGTTTCGACGAGCGTCACAGCTTCCTCGTCGCCTGCCGTCAGGACCCGGTGCTGCGTCAGGTGAAAATGATTGCCGAGCCGTGGGACTGCGGCCCCGGCGGTTATCAGGTGGGTAATTTCCCGCCGGGCTGGGTCGAGTGGAACGACAAGTTCCGCGACACCGTGCGCGCGTTCTGGAAAGGTGACGACGGCCAGGTCGCCGACTTCGCCAGCCGCATGACCGCGTCGGGCGAGATGTTCAACCAGCGCGGGCGGCGGCCGTATTCGTCGGTGAACTTCATCACCGCCCACGACGGCTTCACCCTCAATGACCTGGTGTCGTACAACGACAAGCACAACGAGGCCAACGACGAAAACAATCAGGACGGCAGCAACAACAACCTGTCGTGGAACCACGGCGTCGAAGGCCCGACCGACGATCCCGAGATCAATGCCCTGCGTCACCGGCAGATGCGCAACTTCTTCGCCACCCTGCTGTTGGCCCAGGGCACGCCGATGATCGTCGCCGGCGACGAATTCGCCCGCACCCAGGACGGCAACAACAACGCCTACTGCCAGGACAGCGAGATCGGTTGGGTCAACTGGGACCTGAGCGAGGACGGCAAGGCGCTGCTCAAATTCGTCAAACGCCTGATCAAGTTGCGCCTGGCTTATCCGATCCTGCGTCGTGGGCGTTTTCTGGTCGGTGAATATAACGAGGACATCGGCGTCAAGGACGTGACCTGGCTGGCGCCGGACGGCACCGAGATGACCACTGAACACTGGCACGACGCGCATAACCGTTGCCTGGGCATGCTCCTCGACGGCCGCGCCCAGGAAACCGGGATCCGTCGCAAGGGTGGCGATGCGACGTTGCTGCTGGTGGTCAACGCGCATCACGACATCGTCAATTTCAAGCTGCCGGAAGTGCCCGAAGGCAGTTTCTGGACCTGCATGGTCGACACCAATCAACCGGCAGTTCGCGGTCAGGAGCGTTTCGAGTTCGGCCATGAATATTCCGTCACCGGCCGTTCGCTACTGCTGTTCGAACTGCAACGCGAAGAAGAAGACTGA
- a CDS encoding SAM-dependent methyltransferase: protein MSVDDRYFEGLFSANDDPWAFRERWYEQRKRAITLAALPRAHYRAIFEPGCANGELSAELAGRCDRLLCCDTASAAVNLARTRLSLFDHAQVRQSRLPGDWPEEKFDLIVFSEIGYYLDAQDLTDVIRRISESLTADGQLLACHWRPPIEGCPLNARQVHDLIHAQLPLPRVALHQEADFILEVWSREPRSVATLEGLR, encoded by the coding sequence ATGAGCGTCGATGATCGCTACTTCGAAGGCCTGTTCAGCGCCAACGACGACCCCTGGGCCTTTCGCGAGCGCTGGTACGAACAGCGCAAACGCGCCATCACCCTCGCCGCCCTGCCCCGCGCGCATTATCGGGCAATCTTCGAACCCGGTTGCGCCAACGGCGAACTCAGCGCCGAACTCGCCGGGCGTTGCGACCGTCTGTTGTGCTGCGACACTGCCAGCGCGGCGGTGAATCTGGCGCGGACCCGACTGAGTCTTTTTGACCACGCCCAAGTGCGCCAAAGTCGCTTGCCCGGCGACTGGCCGGAGGAAAAATTCGACCTGATTGTATTTAGCGAAATCGGCTACTACCTCGACGCCCAGGATCTGACAGACGTGATCCGGCGCATCAGTGAGTCGCTGACCGCCGACGGTCAATTGCTGGCCTGCCACTGGCGCCCGCCGATCGAAGGCTGCCCGCTCAATGCGCGTCAGGTCCACGACCTGATCCACGCGCAACTGCCCCTGCCGCGTGTGGCGCTGCATCAGGAAGCGGATTTCATTCTTGAAGTCTGGAGCCGCGAACCGCGCTCGGTGGCAACGCTGGAGGGCCTGCGATGA
- a CDS encoding acyl-CoA dehydrogenase family protein: protein MDLHSYLARRPPDYRDTSALGHCLRAMVEAGLDQLPLPGSGRTLERFQRLAEVGGHDLGLCKLYEGHTDALAIIEQLGGSPTPGSTWGMWAAEPPQARVQITPAGHMVRLDGRKAWCSGAAVLSHALLTAWDADERQQLVAVALDQPGVSITNEGWQAVGMGATGSVEVLFDGAEAQAIGNPGDYLQRPGFWQGGIGIAACWYGATQQIAETLRQHCAHRQEPHALAHLGAVDAALYAAASVLRFSALHIDAHPETHAELLARRARAVVEQTAEQVLREVGRALGAGPFCKDRHFARLSADLPVFLRQSHAERDLAALGQQIAEHPEEAWTL, encoded by the coding sequence ATGGACCTGCACAGCTATCTGGCGCGCCGTCCGCCGGACTATCGCGACACCTCGGCCCTCGGCCACTGCCTGCGGGCGATGGTCGAGGCCGGGCTGGATCAACTGCCGTTACCCGGCAGTGGCCGCACGCTGGAGCGCTTTCAGCGCCTGGCCGAGGTCGGCGGGCACGATCTGGGTTTGTGCAAACTGTATGAAGGCCACACCGACGCGCTGGCGATCATCGAACAACTCGGCGGTTCGCCAACGCCGGGCAGCACCTGGGGCATGTGGGCTGCCGAACCGCCACAGGCGCGGGTGCAAATAACGCCGGCCGGGCACATGGTCCGCCTCGACGGGCGCAAGGCCTGGTGCTCCGGGGCGGCGGTGCTCAGCCATGCGCTGCTCACCGCGTGGGACGCCGATGAGCGCCAGCAACTGGTTGCAGTAGCGCTCGATCAACCGGGCGTGAGCATTACCAATGAGGGTTGGCAAGCGGTCGGCATGGGCGCCACCGGCAGCGTCGAGGTGCTGTTCGACGGCGCCGAAGCGCAGGCCATCGGTAACCCCGGCGATTACCTGCAACGCCCCGGTTTCTGGCAAGGCGGGATCGGCATCGCCGCGTGCTGGTACGGCGCGACACAGCAGATTGCCGAGACCCTGCGCCAACACTGCGCACATCGCCAGGAGCCGCATGCCCTGGCCCATCTCGGCGCGGTCGATGCGGCGCTGTACGCGGCGGCCAGCGTGCTGCGTTTCAGTGCGCTGCACATCGACGCGCACCCCGAGACCCATGCTGAATTGCTGGCCCGGCGTGCTCGCGCCGTGGTCGAACAAACCGCCGAGCAAGTACTGCGCGAAGTCGGGCGAGCGCTCGGTGCCGGGCCGTTTTGCAAGGATCGGCACTTCGCGCGGTTGAGCGCTGATCTTCCGGTATTCCTGCGCCAGAGCCACGCCGAGCGCGACCTGGCTGCCCTCGGCCAACAGATTGCCGAACACCCCGAGGAGGCCTGGACACTATGA
- a CDS encoding endonuclease/exonuclease/phosphatase family protein, whose amino-acid sequence MSSDPKRHAVDAPAIQRLRVLTVNTHKGFTALNRRFILPELREAVRSTSADLVFLQEVVGEHERHSNRYNEWPQTSQYEFLADSMWSDFAYGRNAVYPDGHHGNALLSKYPIREYRNLDVSITGPERRGLLHCVLDVPGHAEVHAICVHLSLLESHRQLQLQLLCQLLESLPDGAPVIIAGDFNDWQLQGNLTLARREDLHEAFERHHGRPAKTYPARFPLLRLDRVYLRNASSHDPQILGNKPWTHLSDHLPLAVEVHL is encoded by the coding sequence GTGTCCAGCGATCCCAAGCGTCACGCCGTCGACGCCCCCGCCATCCAGCGTCTGCGTGTGCTGACGGTCAATACCCACAAGGGCTTTACCGCCCTCAATCGGCGCTTCATCCTGCCGGAGTTGCGCGAAGCGGTGCGCAGCACCTCGGCCGATCTGGTGTTTCTGCAGGAAGTGGTGGGCGAACACGAGCGACATTCCAATCGCTACAACGAATGGCCGCAAACCTCGCAGTACGAATTTCTCGCCGACAGCATGTGGAGCGACTTTGCCTACGGGCGCAATGCGGTCTATCCCGATGGCCACCACGGCAATGCTCTGCTGTCGAAGTACCCGATCCGCGAATACCGCAACCTCGACGTGTCGATCACCGGGCCCGAGCGTCGGGGGTTATTGCACTGTGTGCTGGACGTGCCGGGGCACGCCGAGGTGCACGCGATCTGCGTGCACTTGAGTCTGCTGGAAAGCCACCGCCAATTGCAGTTGCAACTGCTCTGCCAATTGCTCGAATCGCTGCCCGACGGCGCACCGGTGATCATTGCCGGTGACTTCAACGACTGGCAATTGCAGGGCAACCTGACCCTCGCCCGCCGCGAAGACTTGCACGAAGCCTTCGAGCGCCACCACGGTCGTCCGGCCAAGACCTATCCGGCACGTTTCCCGTTGCTGCGCCTGGACCGTGTCTACCTGCGCAACGCCAGCAGCCACGACCCGCAAATCCTTGGCAACAAGCCCTGGACGCACCTGTCGGACCACTTGCCGCTGGCGGTTGAAGTGCATCTGTAA